The stretch of DNA ATCGCCTTCGACCACGTTGCGCAGGTCGGCAACGAGCGGCTCGGCGCAGTCGCGGCCCCAGTTGGCGCCGACGTAGTGGTAGTCGGCTTCATTGGCGCCGCAGACGAAGTCGGCCATGGTGGCGACGCTGCGGTCGGCCACCACGGTGACCGGCTGTTTCGTGCCGATCGGGCCGAGGTAGCCCGGCACGGTGCCGTACACTTCCTGGATCTCGGCTTCGGTCGAGAAGCGGAATTCCTTCAGGCCCGGCACCTTGTTCACCTTGATCTCGTTGAGCTCGTGGTCGGCGCGCAGCAGCAGCAGGAAGTAGGTCTTCTGGCCTTCGTTGTCGACCGTGAGGGCGATGCTCTTGACGTGGCGCTGCAGCGGGATGTTCAGGAGTTCGGCCACGGCTTCGCATTTGGTCTTGCCCGGGGTCGAGGTCTTGACCAGTTCTTGCGTGCTTGCCGCGCGCTCGCCGCCGGCCAGGGCTTCGGCCGCTTCGATGTTGGCGGCGTAGTCGGAATCGGGGCAGTACACCAGCGCGTCTTCGCCGGTGCTGGCGATGACGTGGAATTCATGCGAGCCGGTGCCGCCGATGGCGCCGTTGTCGGCCGCCACCGCGCGGAACTTCAGGCCGAAGCGCGTGAAGATCTTGGTATAGGCGTCGAACATGGTGGCGTAGGACTTCTGCATGCCCTCGACGTCGCGGTCGAAGGAATACGCATCCTTCATCGTGAACTCGCGGCCGCGCATCAGGCCGAAGCGCGGACGGCGCTCGTCGCGGAACTTGGTCTGGATGTGATAGAAGTTGATCGGCAGCTGGCGGTAGGACTTGAGCTCGCTGCGCACGACGTCGGTAACGACTTCTTCCGAGGTCGGCTGGATGGCGAACTCGCGGCCATGGCGGTCTTTCACCCGCATCAGCTCCGGGCCCATCTTGTCCCAGCGGCCCGTCTCCTGCCACAGTTCGGCCGGCTGTACCAGCGGCATCAGCAGTTCGATCGCGCCTGCCTTGTTCATCTCTTCGCGGATGATGTTCTCGACCTTGCGGATGATGCGCAGGCCGGTCGGCATGTAGGTGTAGATGCCCGAGCCGAGGCGCTTGATCATCCCGGCGCGCATCATCAACTGGTGGCTGACGATTTCCGCGTCAGAAGGCGCTTCTTTAAGCGTAGAAATAAAAAATCGTGAGGCGCGCATATCCGTGAATTCTTTTTAAAAAGAGAGGGTTATAATCGACCTAATTTTAAAGGATTAGCTGGCTGATGCGTCCAATCTTTCTACAAAAGGGTCCGGAACAAGCAGAGCCTGTCCCATCGGCTATCCGCCGGAGGGGTGGGCAAACAAGGCACTGTGGATAAAAATATAAGGATCGTACGGCCGGCAGAAAGTTTCGAGGTGCACTTATGCTCGATCGTGAAGGGTTCCGCCCCAACGTCGGCATCATCCTGCTGAACGCCAATAACGAGGTGTGGTGGGGCAAGCGGGTGCGCGAGCACTCGTGGCAATTTCCGCAAGGGGGTATCAAATACGGCGAAACGCCGGAACAGGCGATGTACCGCGAACTCGAGGAAGAGATCGGTTTGCGCCAGGAGCACGTCAAGATCGTGGGCCGCACCCGCGACTGGCTGCGCTATGAAGTGCCCGACCACTTCATCAAGCGCGAGATCCGCGGCCACTACCGTGGCCAGAAGCAGATCTGGTTCCTGCTGCGCATGATGGCGCGCGATAACGACGTCAACCTGCGCCTGACCGACCATCCCGAGTTCGACGCCTGGCGCTGGCACGACTACTGGGTGCCGCTGGACGTGGTCATCGAGTTCAAGCGCGATGTCTACCAGCGGGCGCTGCAGGAGCTGTCGCGCTTCCTCACCTGGCCGGCCAAGGGGCAGCACGGCGAACGCCGCCACAGCGCGCGCTACCTGCGCCAGCCGCACAACCGCGCCCAGGGCGGCGGCAAGGCCCAGCAGGCCCTGGCCAACGCGGTGGCGCCGGCCGCCGCTGCCAAGCCGGCCACGCCCGATTCGCTGGTGCTGGTGCCGGACGAGTAAGCCGCGTCATGGGGAGCAGCCCGCTCCCCATGGCGGTCTCCCGCCGCGTCCCGGAGCAGAGCGCGGCAGGAAGCGCTAGAATGCCGGCTTCCTGCCTTTTTTCTGCCTCCCCTGCCATGTTCACTCCGTCCTCGCACGACGTGCGCCGCTTTTTCTGCGAAGCCCTGCGCAAACAGCGCAACGGCGAGATCCTGAGCCCGATGGACGCCATCGCGGCCGACTGGATCGTCCAGCATCCCGAATACCATGCCGAACTCGACGACGTCGAAGCGGCCATCGCCCGCGACTACTCGGTCGAAGGCGGCAAGCCGAATCCTTTCCTGCACCTGTCGATGCACCTGTCGATCGCCGAACAGGTCTCGATCGACCAGCCGCGCGGCATCAAGGCCGCGCACGACCTCCTGGTGGGCCGCATCGGCGAGCACGAGGCGCACCACCAGATCATGGAATGCCTGGGCGAGATGATCTGGAAGTCGCAGCGCGGCGGCGTGCCGCCGGATACCGAGGCCTACATCGAATGCGTGCGCCAGCGCGCCACGCGCTGACAGTCCCTCGACATGATTCGAAAATGCGGCATATGCCGCATTTTTTGTATCATGTTCCAAATCGCAACAGTTTGGCTTCAGCATGCGGGGTCTATGCATATGGGATTGCCGGGAATACAACTCCGCTCCTAATATGTACATATGAAGACGATCCTCCGCCTGCTGGGCGCGGCCTGCGCCCTCCTCCCGCTCGCCCATGCCGCGGCGCAGACCTGCACCTACACGCCGATCGCCAGGCTGCCGCTGCGCTATAGCGGTACCGGCCTGGAAATCACGGCCGAGGGCAGCATCAACGGCACCCCGGCCGAACTGCTGGTCGACACCGGCGCCTATGCGACTGCGCTGACGCGCACCGGCACCGAGCGGCGCGGCATCCGCCTGTACGCCACCGGCAGGCATGCCCAGGGCTTCGGCGGCAGTTCGCCGATCTATGCCTCGATCGTCAATGAATTCATCGTCGGCCCGGTCCGTGCCGGCCGCAGCAACATGCCGGTGATCGGCAGCTTCGGCGACACCCCCTCCTACGACGGCATCCTGGGCGCCCCCTTCCTGTTCCAGACCGACGTCGAGATCTCGCTCTCGACCAAGCAGCTGAGCTTTTTCGTCCCCGAGAAATGCGGCGGCACCTGGCTCGGCTATTGGGGCAAGGACGTGCAGGCGATCCCGCTGCGGCGTCACGACGAACACCACATGAATCCGAAGTTCTTCGTGCGTATCAACGGCAAGGAACTGGAGGCGATGATCGACACCGGCGCCTTCGCCTCCATGATCACCGCCGACGCCGCCAAGCGCGCCGGGATCGCGCTGGACGGTCCGGGCGTCACGAAGGGCTCGGACATCGGCGGCATCGGCAACTACGCGGCGCAGCGCTGGCATGTGACGACCACCTTCCAGATTGGCGAGGAAACGGTCAAGAACGCCGAGATGGGCGTGGAAAACTCCGGCCTGAACATGGCCGACGTGGTGCTGGGCGCCGACTTCCTGCGCGCCCACCGCGTGCTGTTCGCGCTGAGCCAGAACAAGCTGTACTTTTCCTATGTGGGCGGCGAGCCCTTCGGCCAGCGGCGCACGCTGGAGCCTTGGGTGCTGGCCGAGGCGGAGGCCGGCAACGCCGACGCCCAGTTCACGCTGGCCGGCGCCTACCGCAGCGGCAAGCTGGTGGCGAAGGACCGCGAGCGTGCCAAAGAGTGGCTGGAAAAGGCGGCCAAGGGCGGCAACGGCCATGCCAACCTCTACACCGGCCATGAGCTGCTGGTGCAGCGCGACTATGCCGGCGCCGCGGCGCGCCTGCGCAGCGCGCTCGACAAGCTGCCGGCCGAACGCCACGGCGCCCTGTGGCTCTACCTCGCGCGCGTCCGCGCCGGCCAGCCCGAGCTGGCGAAATCGGAACTGGCCGCGATCTTCGCGCGCACCGCGAGCGACGAATGGCCGAAACCGATCGGCGAGTTCTACCTCGGCACCCTGTCGACCGACAAACTCCTGGCGGAAGCCGGCGGCGCGCGCAGCGAAGGCCAGGTACGCCGCTGCGAAGCGCTGGCGGCGATGGGCGACTGGTACCGCGCGCATGCCAGGGCCGAGCAGGAGCAGGCCATCGACGCCCAGATCGCGGCCAGCTGCACCACGCCCGAGCTGACCTACGCAAAACTCGGCGGCTGATCACTGCGCGCCGGCCGCCAGCTCCTCGCGCTCGACCTGCCGGCCGCCCACCCACAGCGTGACGATGCCGTCCCAGGCCTGCACGCTCGCCAGCGGCGAATCGCGCAGCAGCAGCAGGTTGGCGTCCTTGCCCGGCTCGATGCTGCCCAGCCGGTCGAGCAGGCCGAAGGCGCGCGCATTGTTGATGGTCGCGGCCCGGAATACCTGGGCCGGGCTCAGGCCGGCCTCGGCCAGGTGCTGCATCTCCAGGAAGCCGTTCAGACCCGGCAGGTTGCCGTAGGTCGGCGAGGACGGCGTATCGGTGGCGAACAGGATGTTGGCGTCGCGCGCGGCCAGGTATTTCACTACCTGGCGCAGGCGGCGCAGCGGCGCCTGGCCCGCTTCCAGCATCTCCTCATGGCTGTGCCCTTCCGCCAGCTCTTCCCCGAACCATTGCCCGCCCGGCGTGGCGTACCAGTCGGCCAGCGCCTTGGGCACCACCTTGCGCACGCCCGGGTGATCCAGGTAGCCTCGGTCGAAATAGGCGTCCAGCCCCACTAGCACGCGCATGGTCGGCTGGTAGCCGATGCCGGCCGCGGCGATCCGGTCGAGCAGCGCGCGGATCTCACCGGGCAGCTCCTTGCTGCCGTTCAGGCTGCCCCAGTGCCACATGCCGTGCGCCAGCACGTCGGCCCCGTTGTCCACCGCGAAGCGCTGGCCCTCGAAGGAATTGGCATGGGTGACCAGGGTCATCCGGTTGGCGCGGGCGGCGCCGCGCACCTCGGCGAACAGGGCCGGGCTCCATACCGGCAGGTTGCGCTCGCGGCCGAAGCCGCGCTCGAAGTGGGTCTTCACGCACACCGCGCCGGCCGCCTTCGCCCGCGCCACGCCGGCCTGGGGCGTGTGCTCCTCCGGGCGGTAGCCGG from Massilia varians encodes:
- a CDS encoding proline--tRNA ligase; translation: MRASRFFISTLKEAPSDAEIVSHQLMMRAGMIKRLGSGIYTYMPTGLRIIRKVENIIREEMNKAGAIELLMPLVQPAELWQETGRWDKMGPELMRVKDRHGREFAIQPTSEEVVTDVVRSELKSYRQLPINFYHIQTKFRDERRPRFGLMRGREFTMKDAYSFDRDVEGMQKSYATMFDAYTKIFTRFGLKFRAVAADNGAIGGTGSHEFHVIASTGEDALVYCPDSDYAANIEAAEALAGGERAASTQELVKTSTPGKTKCEAVAELLNIPLQRHVKSIALTVDNEGQKTYFLLLLRADHELNEIKVNKVPGLKEFRFSTEAEIQEVYGTVPGYLGPIGTKQPVTVVADRSVATMADFVCGANEADYHYVGANWGRDCAEPLVADLRNVVEGDPSPDGKGVLAIERGIEVGHVFQLGTAYSEAMDATFLDEAGKPAPLQMGCYGIGVTRILGAAIEQNYDDKGIIWPDAIAPFELVLCPMGLDRSEMVKEQTEQLYAALQAAGIDVIVDDRGLRPGAMFADWELIGVPHRVVIGERGLKEGNLEYQGRRDEAATSVPVDGMVAFIKGKLGK
- a CDS encoding RNA pyrophosphohydrolase; the encoded protein is MLDREGFRPNVGIILLNANNEVWWGKRVREHSWQFPQGGIKYGETPEQAMYRELEEEIGLRQEHVKIVGRTRDWLRYEVPDHFIKREIRGHYRGQKQIWFLLRMMARDNDVNLRLTDHPEFDAWRWHDYWVPLDVVIEFKRDVYQRALQELSRFLTWPAKGQHGERRHSARYLRQPHNRAQGGGKAQQALANAVAPAAAAKPATPDSLVLVPDE
- a CDS encoding DUF1841 family protein, coding for MFTPSSHDVRRFFCEALRKQRNGEILSPMDAIAADWIVQHPEYHAELDDVEAAIARDYSVEGGKPNPFLHLSMHLSIAEQVSIDQPRGIKAAHDLLVGRIGEHEAHHQIMECLGEMIWKSQRGGVPPDTEAYIECVRQRATR
- a CDS encoding aspartyl protease family protein; the encoded protein is MKTILRLLGAACALLPLAHAAAQTCTYTPIARLPLRYSGTGLEITAEGSINGTPAELLVDTGAYATALTRTGTERRGIRLYATGRHAQGFGGSSPIYASIVNEFIVGPVRAGRSNMPVIGSFGDTPSYDGILGAPFLFQTDVEISLSTKQLSFFVPEKCGGTWLGYWGKDVQAIPLRRHDEHHMNPKFFVRINGKELEAMIDTGAFASMITADAAKRAGIALDGPGVTKGSDIGGIGNYAAQRWHVTTTFQIGEETVKNAEMGVENSGLNMADVVLGADFLRAHRVLFALSQNKLYFSYVGGEPFGQRRTLEPWVLAEAEAGNADAQFTLAGAYRSGKLVAKDRERAKEWLEKAAKGGNGHANLYTGHELLVQRDYAGAAARLRSALDKLPAERHGALWLYLARVRAGQPELAKSELAAIFARTASDEWPKPIGEFYLGTLSTDKLLAEAGGARSEGQVRRCEALAAMGDWYRAHARAEQEQAIDAQIAASCTTPELTYAKLGG
- a CDS encoding amidohydrolase family protein; this encodes MKCKPLLAGLLALALVPPAAAEAIWITNVKLVSPERLERIEAGSVLVENGRIAAVHRGPGGRMPPGARRVDGKGGYLTPGLIDSHVHLHAVPGMSLEQAREQQALAESYQRQLPRSFLYYGYTTVVDLAVADMGVIARLRAAPLHPEVVHCGQPLPMANGYPMSFLPADKRFAAFPNSVYDPARPTSVPPGYRPEEHTPQAGVARAKAAGAVCVKTHFERGFGRERNLPVWSPALFAEVRGAARANRMTLVTHANSFEGQRFAVDNGADVLAHGMWHWGSLNGSKELPGEIRALLDRIAAAGIGYQPTMRVLVGLDAYFDRGYLDHPGVRKVVPKALADWYATPGGQWFGEELAEGHSHEEMLEAGQAPLRRLRQVVKYLAARDANILFATDTPSSPTYGNLPGLNGFLEMQHLAEAGLSPAQVFRAATINNARAFGLLDRLGSIEPGKDANLLLLRDSPLASVQAWDGIVTLWVGGRQVEREELAAGAQ